From the genome of Colletotrichum higginsianum IMI 349063 chromosome 4, whole genome shotgun sequence, one region includes:
- a CDS encoding Class II Aldolase and Adducin domain-containing protein, translated as MIGSGPEAGQIGVGAWSPAFDAITPSPILIGVLESLQKTNNTLPPQRNMSSLQRSAALQGHFRKFIDGSHILHLHQVVDAYGHLSFRHPFRPDTFVMSLNIAPAQVSSPEDLIAYKVEDAEPVQENTLPGFAERRIHSEIYKRHPEVNAVVHSHSEAVVPYTISGVPLRAVSHMCGFLGPDGLPVFDAADHMQKDDHPDLLVRTEAMGAALAKHFDDGNKVTLMRGHGFTVVADRIELAVMRAVYTQKNAGIQTTALMLQGVTGTTGGGGVKGLSREECAGSDQTTRWSMMRPWNLWVREVEVNNLLILRQRFLVMPPTRKQGNDDLSIQLLDPGTLLHPGSVILGHIIRKSEIAAPLATVSVRFLGRAKAKLAVSDGDNGMIYYRSRFNLWSDSAVVDVVHEGPVDVSPGDGNSQSWPFTLELPTHTDAGLVNASEEDSARKACFLRPPGAAEAAAGVPAQPLPGTFYYDHSGSSKHWQGFVEYWIQAELVEHGKRSKVVQAALPVRVSPPPSPAPPISDLRLMTRKVAGSVSSQRLMPGMETAELSFRHKTLRLFGSSKVPTFHYTLHVQYPTVFQLGSMSTIPLLVHVTPNKEKTSDVIENVTRTVSLKFAGLELRTTTSVICPDKPEPYLASKTQKFPLSQISDFLRPVEGTVVLPCGPNEEPLDLGAVMGVQVDARGRFTSAPRHRLSCSTTNPTVLPSFTTYCVKVEHALYWEVQISVAGELWRGQGNQEILLLPPCEDASGSAAFPPPAYEEPPADVESSDLAMVFEGGFGLIATSASSD; from the exons ATGATTGGATCGGGCCCAGAGGCTGGCCAGATTGGTGTTGGCGCTTGGTCCCCCGCGTTCGACGCCATCACTCCGTCTCCAATCCTCATCGGTGTTTTGGAATCTTTGCAAAAGACAAACAACACACTGCCGCCCCAACGCAACATGTCTTCTCTCCAGCGGAGCGCTGCTCTTCAAGGCCATTTCCGGAAGTTCATCGACGGCTCTCACATCTTACACTTGCACCAAGTCGTCGACGCGTACGGCCACCTTTCATTCCGCCACCCGTTCCGTCCGGACACGTTCGTCATGTCTCTCAACATCGCCCCGGCCCAGGTGTCCTCGCCCGAAGACCTCATCGCGTACAAGGTCGAAGACGCGGAACCGGTGCAGGAGAACACCCTACCAGGCTTCGCAGAGAGGCGAATCCATTCGGAGATCTACAAGCGGCACCCGGAAGTCAACGCCGTGGTCCACAGCCACTCGGAAGCCGTCGTCCCCTACACCATCTCGGGCGTCCCTCTCCGAGCCGTCAGCCACATGTGCGGCTTCCTCGGCCCCGACGGCCTTCCGGTGttcgatgccgccgaccaCATGCAAAAGGACGACCACCCTGACCTGTTGGTGCGCACGGAAGCCATGGGGGCCGCGCTGGCGAAGCACTTTGACGACGGTAACAAAGTCACGTTGATGCGCGGGCACGGGTTCACAGTCGTGGCAGACCGCATCGAGCTGGCCGTGATGCGCGCGGTCTACACGCAGAAGAATGCCGGCATTCAGACCACGGCGTTGATGCTCCAAGGAGTTACCGGGACCacaggtggtggtggtgtaaAGGGGTTGAGCAGGGAAGAGTGCGCCGGATCCGACCAGACCACCAggtggtcgatgatgcggcCTTGGAACCTGTGGGTAAGGGAGGTAGAAGTCAACAATCT ATTGATATTGCGCCAACGGTTTCTTGTCATGCCGCCCACTCGAAAGCAGGGGAACGATGATCTCTCcatccagctcctcgaccccGGAACACTGTTGCATCCAGGCAGCGTTATTCTCGGCCACATCATACGCAAAAGCGAGATCGCCGCTCCGTTGGCCACCGTCAGCGTTcgcttcctcggccgcgccAAGGCGAAGCTCGCCGTCTCCGATGGCGACAACGGCATGATATACTACCGCAGCCGCTTCAACCTCTGGTCCGACTCTGccgttgtcgacgtcgtccacgaGGGCCCTGTCGACGTAAGCCCCGGCGATGGCAACAGCCAGTCTTGGCCGTTCACGCTTGAACTGCCGACGCATACCGATGCTGGGTTGGTAAACGCCAGCGAAGAGGACAGCGCGAGGAAGGCGTGTTTTCTACGTCCGCCGGGAGCCGCtgaggccgcggcgggcgtcCCTGCGCAGCCGTTGCCTGGGACGTTTTATTACGATCACTCTGGGTCCAGCAAGCATTGGCAGGGGTTTGTGGAGTATTGGATCCAGGCTGAGCTGGTGGAGCATGGGAAGAGGAGCAAAGTAGTCCAGGCCGCGTTGCCTGTGAGAGTCTCcccgcctccgtcgccggcgccgcccatCAGCGACCTCCGGCTCATGACGCGAAAAGTGGCCGGAAGTGTCAGCAGCCAGCGGCTCATGCCGGGCATGGAGACGGCAGAGCTGTCGTTCAGACACAAGACGCTGAGGTTGTTCGGGTCATCCAAGGTGCCGACTTTCCACTACACGCTCCACGTTCAGTATCCCACCGTCTTCCAGCTGGGCAGCATGTCGACAATACCGTTGTTGGTCCACGTTACCCCGAACAAGGAGAAGACCAGCGACGTCATTGAAAACGTGACGCGGACTGTGTCGTTGAAATTCGCCGGGCTGGAGCTGCGAACGACCACCAGCGTCATTTGCCCGGACAAGCCGGAGCCTTACCTGGCGAGCAAGACGCAGAAGTTTCCCTTGTCCCAGATCAGCGATTTCCTCAGGCCCGTCGAGGGGACTGTCGTGCTCCCATGTGGCCCAAACGAGGAACCGCTCGACCTGGGCGCCGTGATGGGCGTGCAGGTTGATGCCAGGGGCCGGTTCACGAGTGCGCCGAGACACCGTCTGAGCTGCAGCACGACCAACCCGACGGTTCTGCCTAGCTTTACGACGTACTGTGTCAAGGTCGAGCATGCGCTGTACTGGGAGGTGCAGATTTCTGTGGCAGGAGAGCTTTGGAGGGGTCAGGGGAATCAAGAGATTCTGCTGTTGCCGCCGTGCGAAGATGCCTCTGGGAGCGCTGCCTTTCCTCC